From Gemmatimonadaceae bacterium:
CCTACGTGATGACGCAGGGGGGGCCGCTGCGTAGTACGACGAGCGTCGTACTACTGATGTACGAGGAAGGATTCCGCTGGTGGAGAATGGGATACGCCGCGGCAATTGCGTTCGTGCTGTTCATCGTCATTCTGCTGGCGACGCTCGTCCAGTTCCGGCTGCAAAAGGAGCGCGCGTGACTGCGATCCCGGCTGGCGAGCGGGCGAATTTCGGAGGACAGCGCGACCGGTTCATACGAGTGCTTCTCTACGCACTCCTCGTGATTGGCGCGATCATGGCGCTGCTGCCGATGGCCTGGATGGTGTCGGCGTCGCTCATGCCCGCTGGCGAGGCGAGCAGTTTTCCGCCGCGGTTTTTCCCAACCCGCGTCACCTTCAGTCACTACGTCGATCTGTTCACCCGCCTCAACCTCGGCAGATACCTGCTCAACAGCGCCTTCGTCGCATTGGTTGTGACGCTGAGCTCTCTCGTCATCAATTCAATGGCCGGGTATGCGTTCGCGAAGCTGCGCTTCAGAGGGCGCGACCGGCTGTTCCGCGCGCTTTCCACCGGCCTCGTGCTGCCCGTCCAGGTCGCCATGCTGCCGCTGTTCCTGCTGCTCAAGAATCTCGGGATGATCAACACCTATTGGGGGGTCATCATTCCGGGGCTCGCGAGCATCTTCGGAATATTTCTCGTTCGCCAGTACGCGCTCGCCATCCCCGACGAAATGCTCGACGCGGCCCGTGTAGACGGCGCGTCGGAGTTCCGGATTTTCCGGTCGATCGTGGTTCCGGGAATCGTACCGATTCTCGCGACCCTAGCCATCTGGACGTTCCTC
This genomic window contains:
- a CDS encoding carbohydrate ABC transporter permease translates to MTAIPAGERANFGGQRDRFIRVLLYALLVIGAIMALLPMAWMVSASLMPAGEASSFPPRFFPTRVTFSHYVDLFTRLNLGRYLLNSAFVALVVTLSSLVINSMAGYAFAKLRFRGRDRLFRALSTGLVLPVQVAMLPLFLLLKNLGMINTYWGVIIPGLASIFGIFLVRQYALAIPDEMLDAARVDGASEFRIFRSIVVPGIVPILATLAIWTFLATWNDFMWPLIVLSDESRYTLPVALANLAGEHVQDTELMMAGSVITVVPVMLVFLFLQRYYIQGVMSGSVKG